The Atribacter laminatus genome contains the following window.
TTTCATTGATTCGATTGTCAAGTAAGTTGGCTGTCACAATGAGTAAATCAAGAGAAGCTAAGGAAAAGGTTGTCTTGATAAGAATCTCAAATTCTTTTATGATGTGTTCAGGAACTAATAAATAAGCTTAAAAATAATTCATCAGTTATAAAAAAGACCATTGCAATTTTTAATTGAAAGGAACTAATATTTTTGAATATTCTGGTTGATAAACTAAGAGAAGTATTCGTTTCGGTTTTTCCTATCACCATTATCGTTTTTATTCTCCATTTTACAATTGCTCCGGTGGAATTGTATCAGCTGTTCAGATTTATAATTGGTGCTGCTTTAATATTTATTGGTCTATCAGTTTTCTTATTAGGTGTAGACTTGGGTGTGAGTCAAATTGGTCATCTCATGGGTTCGGTATTGGTAAAAAGTAACAAGATAATAATTATAGGCATTGCCGGCCTCATTTTGGGATTTTTTATTTCGATTGCTGAACCTGATTTGCATGTCTTAGCCAATCAAATTGATTTAGTGACATCTGGAACCATTTCCAAAATAAGCATTTTGATTACCGTTTCTATTGGAATAGCAATTCTTATGACCATTGGTTTGTTTCGAATTATATTTAATATATCTCTTCAAAAAGTTCTCATAGGAATGTATTTTATAGTTTTAATTCTCTCTTTTTTTTCAACCCCGGAATATTTAGCAATAGGTTTTGATGCTTCTGGTGCAACCACCGGTGCTATGACCGTTCCTTTTATCTTAGCTCTCGCCGTCGGTATTTCTTCTCTAAAAAAGAACGGGATAGCTTCGGAGGAAGATAGCTTTGGTTTAGTCGGTATTACTTCAATAGGGCCAATTCTATCTATTATTCTGGTAAGTTTATTAATAAGGCAAAATACATTCTCAAATGTAGCAGTCAATCAAATTCCACATTCTTCATCCGTTCTAGATCCCTTTATTCAAAAACTCCCGGTTATAATGATTGAAATAATGCTCGCCATGTTTCCCTTGTTGGTTGTTTTTATATTGTATAAGTTTATTGTCAAAGATTTACCAAAAAGAGCATTCATTCGAGTTTTTAAAGGACTCATCTATGCCTATATTGGACTGGTGATTTTTTTGCTTGGTGTCAACGCAGGATTTATGGAAGTTGGGCATATAATCGGTTATAAGGTGGCATCACTCAATAGCCATTGGATAATTGTTATTGTGGGTTTTATTTTAGGGTTGGTCACAGTATTAGCTGAACCGGCTGTCCACGTTTTAACCGAGCAAATTGAGGATATAACTTCTGGATATATTCAGAAAAGAATAATCAATATTGCCCTATCGGTAGGAGTGGGTATTGCTGTGGCTTTGTCAATGCTTAGGATTGTCATACCAGGAATTCAATTGTGGCACTATCTTTTGCCGGGATTTTTTATTGCTTTGGTGATGTCTTTTTTTGTCCCAAATTTATTTGTTGGAATTGCTTTTGATTCAGGAGGTGTTGCCTCTGGTCCAATGACGGCAACTTTTATTTTAGCATTCTCACAAGGTACGGCCAGTGCAACTCAAGGTGCTAATATTTTAATTGATGGATTTGGAATGATAGCTATGGTGGCATTAACACCGTTGATTGCTATACAAATTATTGGTATTCTCTATAAACGAAAATCAGGAAAAAGAGGGATATAAAAGAAGAATGGATATATGTCCTGAGAGTAAAGAGTATGAATTGTTTTGTGTAATAGTGAACCATGGTGTTGGGAGTAAAATTATTAAATTTGCAAAACAGCATGGTATTAGTGGTGCAACTGTTATTTTAGGCAAGGGAACAATCAAGAACCATTGGTTAGAAGCTCTTGAGCTTTTTGAAATAAGAAGAGAGATTGTATTTATTGTGGCTGAAAAAGAATTAGGATATTTGGTCATGAATGCCATCGAAAAGAAATTCGACTTACAAAAACCGAACCAAGGAATTGCTTTTACGTTCTCTTTAAGTAATTATTTGGGAGCTCAAAATTGTATTTTTAGAAAAAAGACGAAAAGCGAGATAGGGGAAAATATTATGTATAATGCGATATTTGTGGTAGTTGATAAGGGTCAAGCAGAATCGGTTATTAATGCAGCGAAATCAGCTGGTGCGCGGGGAGGAACCATTATTAACGCCAGAGGCTCCGGTATTCATGAAACCGAAACCTTATTTTCAATGGCGATCGAACCCGAAAAGGAAATCGTTTTTATTATTTCGAAGAGCGATCTCACCGATCCAATTGTTCAAAAAATTAGGGAAGAGCTCAAAATTGATGAGCCAGGAAAAGGAATTATCTTTGTTCTCGATGTAAACAAAACTTATGGCTTATTAAAATAGGATTCAACCGAGCATTTCCAGTAAATGGTAAAGAATTTATCTCTTGAACTACTTGATCATTCCTAATTAGTTTCGAGAAACTCTCTTTCATTTTAAGCTAACTTGGTAACCGTCTAAAATAACTGCTACAGAGTTAAAAAGATTTAAAAGAATAAATTTTTTAAAAGGGACTCTTGAAGTTTTCATTGTTATGGTTCATGGCAAAAGTGACCCAAACGTCAATCCTAAAATTTTTAAATGATTTATATAATTGTCCTCCTATTACTTCTATGAGAATTATACTGGAATTTTTAAAATACACTAAATAGTTTGCTATAATAAGGGAAATATTGTTTTTTTGATTTCAGTTCTTGAGGAGGGAAAGAGAATTGGGCAATTTTATAAAAAGAATTTTATATCCCGGTTTTTTCATATTGGTTTTGGTAATTATCTTCTCCGGTTGTACCCCTCATTCACCTCAACCTACAACAGTACCAGAAAACACGGTATTTATGATTAATGACAGCTTTGTTCCTCAAACGATCACTGTCACCCCAGGAACAAAAATTACTTGGGTAAATATGGATACAGAAGTCCATTCAGTTACCTGTCAAATGTCAAATGAGATGGAGGGAGTGTTTTTTGATAGTGGAGCTATAGAACCAGGATGGATCTATGAAAGAACTTTTATAAACACTGGGCAATTTCACTATCGTTGTAAATTTCAACCTACGGGGAGAATGACTGGGGTAGTTATAGTTCAATAAGCCGATAGAATAGACCTACACTAGGTGCTTTGAGGAGACTTAGGGAGAGTCTAGGAAGACTCACTTTATCAAAAAAATATTATTGAACGAGATTTGTTGTTGTGGGAAGAATTAAAAGATCACAAAGATTATAACCGATTGAATTTTGAAGACTTGTATAAGCAAAGAATCAATAATATACTTTTTTTAAAATGAATAAAAGATATCATTTATTAAAGGAGGTATGTATTGAAAAGAGCTTTTATTTTAGCTATTTTATCTTTAACGTTTATCATTTTCTTAAATGGTTGCAGCGGTACTCCACAAAACGACCTATCGAGCAATCTAGTTTGCTCCATAACTACCCAGCTTTCCAATAATCAAATCTGTTATCAGAGTAGCCTTGCCAATAATAGCACTCAGGGTTTTACAATTACCAAGGTTGAAGTAACAGTTTGTGTTTTAGGTATTTGTGGGCCGGCACAGGGTATTCCTGAAGCAGAAGCTTATTGCCCAGCGGGACAATCCGAGACAAATTCAGGATGTGTAGATTTGACTGTTACTCCAGGAATATTGACAGGAACTTTAAAAATTGCTTTCAGTGGAACTTACGATGATGGAACACCAGATGAAAAAACTTGTACTGTCAATTGGTGATTTCCCAAAAATGAATTGGGAGATTGAGAATTTTGAGATTTTTTTAGTAAAAAAATGCAAGGCTTTTATTATTTGAATATAATTATTAATTGTTATACTTATATTGGAAACCCATCTACGGGATTGATAAAATCAAGCCCCTACAAAAGATTTTACACATTTTATTGTACTCGTTTAATGTAGCGACATGCCATGGCATGTCGAATTCCTGTTTTATATCCTATCCAGATTTTCATTATCATTTGGTAACAAAAAGTGGCATAAATGTCTATTATTATATAAATTAATGTAAAAGGTGTGGATTTAATGGATAAGAACCAATTAAAAAAAGAAGCATATGAATTGATACGCAATTTTAAAGGTAAAAGCTATAGCTTTGGCCTCGATGTTTTGGACTCAGTCGGTCAACATACAGCAAAATGTGGAAAAATAGCATTAGTCATAGCCAATACGAAATTACATGAACAAATTATAAACCGGATATTAAATTCATTGAAAAAACATCAAGTCACCATTGCTGGAGGAAGGGTTTTCCACAATGCTAAGCCCAACACTCCTCGAGAAGATGTCTATCGGTTAGAAAGCTATATTTTACATTTTAAGCCTGATTGTATAGTAGTTATTGGGGGTGGGAGCTCGATTGATGCGGCCAAAATAGCCAATGCATTAGCTTCCCTCGGTGTTTATAGCCCAGAAATCGATACCTATTTAGGTGCTGGTTTGGTAACGAAGGGGATAAAGCAAACCGGCAAAAAGCTATTGCCTTTAGTTGCAGTTGAAATGGCGGCTAGTTCTGGATCACACCTTACCAGGTATGCCGTAGTAACTGATCCAGTTGCTGGTCAGAAAAAACTGATTGTAGATGATGCCATAATACCAAATCGAGCAATTTTTGATTATACGGTTACAACTACCGCGCCAACCGAACTCACCGTTGATGGAGCGATGGACGGTCTTTCTCATTGTTTGGAATCTTTTTACGGTGTAAGTCAGGATAAAATGGAATATCTTAAGAAAATATCTCTAACCGGTATCGAATTAATTTTGGATAACACTAAAAATGCAAGCGAAAACCCTAATGATTTGGAAGCCAGAGAAGGATTGGGACTTGGAACCGATTTAGGTGGGAATGCAATTATGATTTGTGGAACCAACGGCGCTCATCTTTCCAGCTACTCTTTAGTAGATATATCCAGTCACGGGCGCGCCTGTGGCATTATGAATATTTATTATACTGTTTTCTTTGCTTCTGCTATTGAAGAAAAAGTCCGGTTATTCGGGAATCTTCTCAAGGAAAAGGATTTTATTTCGGTGGAGCTTAATCAATTACACGGAAAGGATTTAGGGGTTGAGGTAGCAGGAGGGTTAACCCGGTTTTATAAAAGCATTAATTTTCCAATCAAATTATTAGATCTCCCGGGATTTAACGATCAATATATTGAGCGCACCTTGCAAGCGGCCAAGGATCCCCAGTTAGAAATGAAGCTCAAAAGCTTGCCGGTTCAAATCAACGCAACTGAGGTAGATGAATATATGGCGCCAATTTTAGAAGCTGCCAAAACCGGGAATTTCGATTTAATAAAAATGAAAGCATAATTTCTTTTATTGATGATTGTTAATTAATTCGCCAAGAGAGTCCATAAAAGATTCTTTATCTCCCATTAAAGTCAAAAATATTCGTAGAGGCATCGAGGGTTCTTTAAATTAAAAAGGTTGGATATTAAAGCAGGAAAAGAATGGTGAGCCATGAAGGATTCGAACCTTCGACACCCGGATTAAAAGTCCGGTGCTCTACCAACTGAGCTAATGGCCCACTCGTCAACTGCAAAAATATATATCAATTTGGTGGTTCTGTCAACCGGTTATGAAGAGTTTTCATGAAATATAAAGAGGAAAAACGGGAGAAGGGAAGGATGAGGGTGAATTTTTTTAGCTCAGTGCTCACACTCACTTCTTACCCTTTTTTTCAGAATAGAAAAGAAATAAAGAAAAAATTCATTTTGCCCCTTGCAAAAAAGACTGGATGCTATTAGAATACTATTTGCCAGTGAAATGGCATTTTTAAGAAGCACCTTGAAAACCGAATAGAATCTGTCAGGAATACACTTCAATCAATCAAACCTTTTGTTAAACCTGATCAAAAAGAATTTTAGGATTTTGCGGTCAAGTTAAGAAAGGGCGTACGGTGGATGCCTTGGCGTCAAGTGGCGATGAAGGACGTGGCCAACTGCGATAAGCTTCGGGTAGCTGTAAGCGAGCGTTGATCCGGAGATCTCCGAATGGGGCAACCCGCTGGAGCCAACCTCCAGCATCCTCTTCACTGAGGAAGCAAACCAGGGGAACTGAAACATCTCAGTACCCTGAGGAACAGAAAACAACCGTGATTCCCGAAGTAGCGGCGAGCGAACCGGGAACAGCCTAAACCGTATCCGTGTCAAGCCCGGAAGCGTTGCGGATACGGGGTCGTGGGACCAACTGTGGTGGTGTCCGGCACCACCCAAGAGTCACCAAATACCCTGGTAGTCGAAGAGGTCTGGAAAGCCTCGCCAAAGACGGTGAAAGCCCGGTAGGCAAAACCAGCGGTATCTCTTGAGTTGGCTCCCAAGTACTGCGGTCCACGTGGAATTCCGTGGGAATCTGGGGGGACCACCCCCTAAGGCTAAATACTCCTTGACGACCGATAGTGAACCAGTACCGTGAGGGAAAGGCGAAAAGACCCCCGGGAGGGGAGTGAAATAGAACCTGAAACCGTATGCCTACAAAACGTAGAAGGGCGATGATCCGGACCTAGTCCGAGTCCGCCTGACTGCGTGCCTTTTGGAGAATGAGCCGGCGAGTTACGGTGATTGGCGAGGTTAAGTGGGTTTTCCCCACGAAGCCAGAGGGAAACCGAGTCTGAAGAGGGCGCATCAGTCAGTCACTGTAGACCCGAAGCCAGGTGATCTATCCATGGCCAGGATGAAGCGGGGCTAAACCCCCGTGGAGGTCCGAACCAGTGTAGGTTAAAAACTGCTTGGATGAGCTGTGGATAGGGGTGAAAGGCCAATCAAACCTGGAGATAGCTGGTTCTCCCCGAAATAGCTTGAGGGCTAGCCTCAGGCAAAAGGAGAGGGGGTAGAGCACTGGATGGGCTAGGGGGCTTACCCGCCTACCAAACCCAACCAAACTCCGAATACCTCTCCTCAACGCCTGGGAGTCAGACAGCGGGGTATAAGCTTCGTTGTCAAAAGGAAAACAGTCCAGACCGCCAGCTAAGGCCCCCAAACGCAGACTAAGTGGGAAAGGTGGTGACACTGCCGTAACAGCCAGGAGGTTGGCTTAGAAGCAGCCATCCTTTAAAAAGTGCGTAATAGCTCACTGGTCGAGCGGTGTTGCGCCGAAATATTCACGGGGCTCAAGTCTGCTGCCGAAGCTGCGGAATCAGCATACGCTGGTTGGTAGGGGAGCGTTGGGTAGGCCGTCGAAGTGGGACCGTAAGGACCCATGGAGGTATCCCAAGTGAGAATGCCGGCATGAGTAGCGAGAAGAGAGGTGAGAATCCTCTCCGCCGTAAACCTAAGGTTTCCTGAGGAAGGCTCGTCCTCTCAGGGTTAGTCGGATCCTTAGCCGAGGCCGCAAGGCGTAGGTGATGGGCAGCCGGTCCACATTCCGGCACTACCGCCAATCGTTTGTAGCGATGGGGGGACACAGAAGGGTAGGCCAGCAGCGTGAAGGACGTCGCTGTCTAAGCCGGTAGGCGGAGGAAGGAGGCAAATCCCTTTCCTCGAGAACGCCGAGAGGTGACGGGGAGCTCCTACGGGAGCGAACTGGTTGATCCCATGCTGTCAAGAAAAGCCTCTAGTGAGAACGGCGGTATCCGTACCGCAAACCGACACAGGTAGGTGGGAAGAGTATTCCAAGGCGCGCGAGTGATCCCCCGTTAAGGAACTCGGCAATCTAACCCCGTACCTTCGGAAGAAGGGGTGCCCCATACCGGTTGAGAGGTTCGCCCTCACAGGCCGGCAGGGGTCGCAGAGAAATGGCTCTGGCGACTGTTTAATAAAAACACAGGACTCTGCTAAGCCGCAAGGCGATGTATAGGGTCTGACGCCTGCCCAGTGCCGGAAGGTTAAGGGGAGGGGTCAGCTTGGAAAGCAATTTTCGAGCGAAGCTCTGAACCGAAGCCCCGGTAAACGGCGGCCGTAACTATAACGGTCCTAAGGTAGCGAAATTCCTTGTCGGGTAAGTTCCGACCCGCATGAACGGCGCAACGACTGGAGCGCTGTCTCAACGGGGAGCTCGGCGAAGTTTCATTACAAGTGCAGATGCTTGTTACCCGCGACTAGACGGAAAGACCCCGTGAACCTTTACTGTAACCTGATATTGAATCCGGATATACCCTGTGCAGGATAGGTGGGAGGCGGTGAACCGGGAGCGCTAGCTTCCGGGGAGCCATCCTTGAGATACCACCCTTGGCCTATCCAGGTTCTAACCCGCTTTGGTGAATCCCAAAGGGGAACAGTGTCAGGCGGGCAGTTTGACTGGGGCGGTCGCCTCCTAAAATGTAACGGAGGCGCCCTAAGGTTCCCTCAGCACGTTTGGAAATCGTGCGTCGAGTGTAAGGGCAGAAGGGAGCCTGACTGCGAGAGGGACACTTCAAGCAGAGACGAAAGTCGGGCCTAGTGATCCGGTGGTTCTGAGTGGAAGGGCCATCGCTCATCGGATAAAAGGTACTCTGGGGATAACAGGCTGGTCTCCTCCAAGAGTCCACATCGACGAGGAGGATCGGCACCTCGATGTCGGCTCGTCGCATCCTGGGGCTGAAGTAGGTCCCAAGGGTTGGGCTGTTCGCCCATTAAAGCGGTACGTGAGCTGGGTTTAGAACGTCGTGAGACAGTTCGGTCCCTATCTGTCGCGGGCGGAGGATATTTGCGGGGAGCTGTCCCTAGTACGAGAGGACCGGGATGGACGAACCTCCAGTGTTCCAGTTGTCCTGCCAGGGGCATTGCTGGGTAGCTGTGTTCGGAAGGGAGAAGCGCTGAAAGCATCTAAGCGCGAAGCCCACCCCAAGATCAGATATCCCACTGGGTAACCAGGTAAGACCCCGGGAAGATGACCCGGTTGATAGGCTCCAAGTGTACAGATGGTAACATCTTGAGCTGAGGAGTACTAATCGGTCGAGGACTTGACCGCATTGCACTCATCATTTCAAATAGACACCAGGTATTCCTGACAGATTTTAGCACGTTTCCCGGTGGCCATGGCGGAGGGGCCACACCCGGTCCCATTCCGAACCCGGAAGTGAAGCCCTCCAACGCCGATGATACTGCCTGGGCAGCTGGGTGGGAAAGTAGGACGCTGCCGGGAGCTAATATGAGAATGACAAAAATAGGGCTGGAGAGATGATCTTCAGCCCTATTTTTTTGAATAAAAAGATATAAAACACTGGAGTGTTTAAAAAGAAAATACCAAGATAAGAAATAAATTAACTCGTTACTGATTACTGTACTGAAAGGGTAGAACTACAAGAAACTTATATGGTAGAATATGTTGAGACTTTTTTATGAAGGGGGAAACCTATGTCTGGACATTCAAAATGGGCATCTATTAAACATAAAAAAGGGAAAACTGATGCAGCTCGTGGGAAAGCGTTTAGCAAATTGATTCGGTTAATAACTGTAGCAGCAAGACAGGGTGGAGGAAACCCAGATAATAATCCAAGACTTAGAGACGCAATATTAAAAGCCCGTGAAATTAATATGCCCGCAGATAATATTGATAAGGCAATTAAAAAAGGAACTGGAGAACTGGAAGGAGTAGCTATTGAAGAAGTAACTTATGAAGGATATGGACCCGGAGGAGTAGCGGTGATGGTTGATGCAACAACCGACAATCGAAATCGAACCACTGCAGAGGTACGACATTTATTTAGTAAATTAGGTGGAAATTTAGGAGAAAATGGCTCGGTTGCTTGGATTTTTGAAAGAAAAGGCTTGATTTCCTTTGATAAGGGAAGCGTTGAAGAAGATGATTTAACGATGATAGCTATAGATGCTGGTGCAGAGGACATACAGACCTCCGACACGACAATTGATATTGTTACTTCACCAGGAGATTTTGATCGGATTAAAGATTTGATTGAAGAAAATAAAATAGCATATTCCAATGCTGAAATTACTATGGTACCAAAAACTACTGTTCATCTGGAAGGCAAACAAGCTCAACAGACACTTAACCTTATAGATAGCTTAGAAGAATTAGATGATGTACAGGAAGTTTTTTCCAATTTTGAAATTTCTGATGAGTTACTTGAGTCGTTGGAGCAGTAATTTCTGATGTCATCACAGGGAAAAATTGTCTTGGGAGTTGATCCGGGCACAGCAACGACCGGATATGGTATTATAGCGAAAAGAAAAGGGAGCGAAAGGATTGAAGTTGTCAAATGCGGTGTTATTGTTACCCAAAAAGAACTTTCACTCCCTGAAAGGTTATATATAATTTACCAAGAAATGGGTCATTTAATTAATGATTATCATCCTGTTGAAGTGGCGGTTGAGGAGATTTTTTTTAATAAAAATTCCAAGACCGCTATTTCTGTTGGTGAAGCCAGGGGAGTGATCTTGTTAAACGCTGCTATGCAATCTATTCCAGTATTTGAATATACTCCTCTTCAGGTAAAGCAATCGGTGGTCGGATATGGGAGAGCAAAAAAGGAGCAGGTAATCTACATGGTAAAAACGATACTTAATATTCAAGAGATAAAGTTAACTCCCGATGATGTCGCCGATGCTTTGGCGGTAGCCATTTGTCATGCTTTTCAATCTGAAACCAATTATTCCTATGTTTGATTCAATTCGAGGAACGATTGCAGCAATTGAAAATGATGAATGGATTCTTGAAACTGATTGGTATGGCTTTCGGATTAAAGTGACCCCCTTTGTTTCTTCGGGAAAAATTGGAGAACAAAAAAAACTCTATATACGTTTTTATTTCCGTGAAGACGGAGAGTTTTTTTACTACGGATTTGAAGATCTTAAGGAAAGAGAAACCTTCGATTTAATTTGTGGGGTTAAGGGTATTGGACATAAAACTGCCCTTAAAATTCTTACCCGAATTCACTGGAAAGAATTTACTGACCTTATTTTAGCTGAAAATGTTGATTATCTCTCTTCTCGAATTAATCTTTCTTCAAAAACGGTTAAAAGACTTCTCTTGGAATTAAAACCTCGTTTAGGTAAGGTCGACTTTATTGCCTCATCTGCACCGAAGATAACAAAAACCTGGAAAGAGGTTAAAACAGCTCTGGCTGGTTTGGGGTATTCTGCAGGTGAAATTGAAGGTGTTTTAAATATTCTCTGGCAAGAAGACCAAACTACATTTGACGATACTGAAATTCTTTTGAAAAAGGCATTGGGTAAAATAGGTGGTTTGAAATGAACGATACTCCAAAACCAAATGATTTCATCCCTTTTTTAAAGGATAACGATGATGATACATCTTTACGACCCAAAAGACTGAGTGAGTTTATCGGTCAGGATAAAGTTAGGGCGAATCTCAACGTTTTTATTCAAGCTTCATTAGCTCGAGATGAGTCTTTAGACCACGTTATTCTCTATGGGCCTCCAGGTTTAGGAAAAACAACTTTAGCATCAATTATTGCCAACGAAATGAATGCCGCAATTCGCTATTTATCTGGTCCCAGCTTAACCCGTTCAGGAGACGTTGCGTCAATTCTGACCACAATATCAGATCGGGATGTTTTATTTATCGATGAAGTCCATCGGCTCCCCAGAGTGTGTGAGGAGATTCTCTATGGTGCCATGGAAGACTTTGCTCTGGATATTTTAATTGGAAAAGGGCCAGGGGCAAGAAGTGTAAGAATAAATTTACCTCCATTCACTCTCATTGGAGCAACGACCCGCATCAGTCTTTTGAGTGCACCCTTAAGAAATCGATTTGGAATCATTGAAAAACTCGATTTCTATAATCAAGGCGATTTATCGGCTATTGTTCTTCGCTCAGCGTCGGTTATGAACATTCCGATTAACCAAGATGCTTCAGATGAGGTAGCTAGAAGGTCTCGCGGGACACCTCGCATAGCCAACCGAATTTTAAAAAGAGTTAGAGATTTTGCCCAATATTACGGAAAATCGACGATTGATAAACAATTAGTAAGAGATGCCTTAGAATGCCTTGAAATCGACGATATGGGTCTTAACCGCATGGATCGAAATTTATTGAAGATTTTAATGGACCACTATCATGGAGGACCAGTGGGAATCAACAACTTAGCAACGATGTTAGGTGAAGATACTGCCACAGTCGAAGAAGTCTATGAGCCTTTTTTAATTAAAGTTGGCTTACTAATTCGTACTCCTCGAGGAAGAATGATCACTCCTCAAGGCCATCAATATATTAAAGGGAAAAAGTTATTATGAGCAAACCGCAGCTTCTTCTTCATGCTTGTTGCGGACCTTGCGCGGCGGGAGTGTATGAAGAGCTTGAAAAAGAAGGGTGGGAGGTCACCTTTCTTTTTTATAATCCTAATATCCATCCCTATGATGAATATTGTCGGAGAGAAGAAAATTTTTACCGATATATAGAAACTACCGGACAGAGGGGCATAACCCCTTTTCCTTACCAACCTATGGATTATTTTCAATCAATTTCCTCAGAAATCAATCGTTGCAATGGATGCTACCGTCTACGATTAAAAAAAGTTGCAGAATGGGGAAAAAAGAACTCATTTCAATATTTTTCAACGACTCTTACTATCAGCCCTTATCAGAATCAGAAAAATATTTTTCTAGTTGGTGAACAAATAGCGAATAATGTAGATATGATTTTTTTAAAAAAGAACTTCCAACCCTTATATCGAAATAGCAGAGATCGCTCAATCGAATTAAACCTTTATCGACAGAAATATTGTGGTTGCCTTTTCAGCTTGTGGGAGGGAGACAAAAAACGAATATGGAAATTTCTTTTTGGGCAAAAACCATCTTAATTATTGGTGTGATTTTAATCATAATTGGTTTAATCATGATGTATTTACCAAAAATACCAATTCTTCAGCGTTTAGGAAGGCTTCCGGGTGACATTATTGTAAAAAAAGGAAACGTTACCTTTTGTTTCCCCTGGGTGACCTGCATAATCATCAGCATCATATTAACAATTATATTCTCAATCTTTAGGCGGTAAGACAT
Protein-coding sequences here:
- a CDS encoding DUF1538 domain-containing protein, which codes for MNILVDKLREVFVSVFPITIIVFILHFTIAPVELYQLFRFIIGAALIFIGLSVFLLGVDLGVSQIGHLMGSVLVKSNKIIIIGIAGLILGFFISIAEPDLHVLANQIDLVTSGTISKISILITVSIGIAILMTIGLFRIIFNISLQKVLIGMYFIVLILSFFSTPEYLAIGFDASGATTGAMTVPFILALAVGISSLKKNGIASEEDSFGLVGITSIGPILSIILVSLLIRQNTFSNVAVNQIPHSSSVLDPFIQKLPVIMIEIMLAMFPLLVVFILYKFIVKDLPKRAFIRVFKGLIYAYIGLVIFLLGVNAGFMEVGHIIGYKVASLNSHWIIVIVGFILGLVTVLAEPAVHVLTEQIEDITSGYIQKRIINIALSVGVGIAVALSMLRIVIPGIQLWHYLLPGFFIALVMSFFVPNLFVGIAFDSGGVASGPMTATFILAFSQGTASATQGANILIDGFGMIAMVALTPLIAIQIIGILYKRKSGKRGI
- a CDS encoding P-II family nitrogen regulator — translated: MDICPESKEYELFCVIVNHGVGSKIIKFAKQHGISGATVILGKGTIKNHWLEALELFEIRREIVFIVAEKELGYLVMNAIEKKFDLQKPNQGIAFTFSLSNYLGAQNCIFRKKTKSEIGENIMYNAIFVVVDKGQAESVINAAKSAGARGGTIINARGSGIHETETLFSMAIEPEKEIVFIISKSDLTDPIVQKIREELKIDEPGKGIIFVLDVNKTYGLLK
- a CDS encoding cupredoxin domain-containing protein → MGNFIKRILYPGFFILVLVIIFSGCTPHSPQPTTVPENTVFMINDSFVPQTITVTPGTKITWVNMDTEVHSVTCQMSNEMEGVFFDSGAIEPGWIYERTFINTGQFHYRCKFQPTGRMTGVVIVQ
- a CDS encoding iron-containing alcohol dehydrogenase; this encodes MDKNQLKKEAYELIRNFKGKSYSFGLDVLDSVGQHTAKCGKIALVIANTKLHEQIINRILNSLKKHQVTIAGGRVFHNAKPNTPREDVYRLESYILHFKPDCIVVIGGGSSIDAAKIANALASLGVYSPEIDTYLGAGLVTKGIKQTGKKLLPLVAVEMAASSGSHLTRYAVVTDPVAGQKKLIVDDAIIPNRAIFDYTVTTTAPTELTVDGAMDGLSHCLESFYGVSQDKMEYLKKISLTGIELILDNTKNASENPNDLEAREGLGLGTDLGGNAIMICGTNGAHLSSYSLVDISSHGRACGIMNIYYTVFFASAIEEKVRLFGNLLKEKDFISVELNQLHGKDLGVEVAGGLTRFYKSINFPIKLLDLPGFNDQYIERTLQAAKDPQLEMKLKSLPVQINATEVDEYMAPILEAAKTGNFDLIKMKA
- a CDS encoding YebC/PmpR family DNA-binding transcriptional regulator, whose product is MSGHSKWASIKHKKGKTDAARGKAFSKLIRLITVAARQGGGNPDNNPRLRDAILKAREINMPADNIDKAIKKGTGELEGVAIEEVTYEGYGPGGVAVMVDATTDNRNRTTAEVRHLFSKLGGNLGENGSVAWIFERKGLISFDKGSVEEDDLTMIAIDAGAEDIQTSDTTIDIVTSPGDFDRIKDLIEENKIAYSNAEITMVPKTTVHLEGKQAQQTLNLIDSLEELDDVQEVFSNFEISDELLESLEQ
- the ruvC gene encoding crossover junction endodeoxyribonuclease RuvC, coding for MSSQGKIVLGVDPGTATTGYGIIAKRKGSERIEVVKCGVIVTQKELSLPERLYIIYQEMGHLINDYHPVEVAVEEIFFNKNSKTAISVGEARGVILLNAAMQSIPVFEYTPLQVKQSVVGYGRAKKEQVIYMVKTILNIQEIKLTPDDVADALAVAICHAFQSETNYSYV
- the ruvA gene encoding Holliday junction branch migration protein RuvA, whose amino-acid sequence is MLFNLKPIIPMFDSIRGTIAAIENDEWILETDWYGFRIKVTPFVSSGKIGEQKKLYIRFYFREDGEFFYYGFEDLKERETFDLICGVKGIGHKTALKILTRIHWKEFTDLILAENVDYLSSRINLSSKTVKRLLLELKPRLGKVDFIASSAPKITKTWKEVKTALAGLGYSAGEIEGVLNILWQEDQTTFDDTEILLKKALGKIGGLK
- the ruvB gene encoding Holliday junction branch migration DNA helicase RuvB translates to MNDTPKPNDFIPFLKDNDDDTSLRPKRLSEFIGQDKVRANLNVFIQASLARDESLDHVILYGPPGLGKTTLASIIANEMNAAIRYLSGPSLTRSGDVASILTTISDRDVLFIDEVHRLPRVCEEILYGAMEDFALDILIGKGPGARSVRINLPPFTLIGATTRISLLSAPLRNRFGIIEKLDFYNQGDLSAIVLRSASVMNIPINQDASDEVARRSRGTPRIANRILKRVRDFAQYYGKSTIDKQLVRDALECLEIDDMGLNRMDRNLLKILMDHYHGGPVGINNLATMLGEDTATVEEVYEPFLIKVGLLIRTPRGRMITPQGHQYIKGKKLL
- a CDS encoding epoxyqueuosine reductase QueH, producing the protein MSKPQLLLHACCGPCAAGVYEELEKEGWEVTFLFYNPNIHPYDEYCRREENFYRYIETTGQRGITPFPYQPMDYFQSISSEINRCNGCYRLRLKKVAEWGKKNSFQYFSTTLTISPYQNQKNIFLVGEQIANNVDMIFLKKNFQPLYRNSRDRSIELNLYRQKYCGCLFSLWEGDKKRIWKFLFGQKPS
- a CDS encoding DUF2905 domain-containing protein, translating into MYLPKIPILQRLGRLPGDIIVKKGNVTFCFPWVTCIIISIILTIIFSIFRR